GTTCGTCGGTCGTCTTCGGCGACTCGAACGACCCCGACTGGCCGATGTGGACTGGGCCGAGCGACCCGAACGGCTCGCGGTTCGAGAGGCCGAGGTGGTCGGCGAGGCCAGCGGCGTTGCCCAGTTCCTGATGCCCATCGAGTGGGAGGTGAGAGACGTAGAGCGCGACGTCCTCACGAATCAGCGGTTCGATACGGTCGAAGTCCCGTCCGGTCAGGCGGTCGAGTCCGCCCCAGACGAGTCCGTGGTGGGTGACGAGGAGGTCAGCGTCGGCCTCGATAGCGGCCTCGATGGTCGCTTCGGCGGCGTCGACGGCGAACGCCACTGTCTCGACGGTTTTCTCGTCTGGTCCGACCTGTAGTCCGTTCGCACTGGCGTCTACGTCGGCGAACTCGTCGGTTGCGAGTTGCTCGTCGAATCGCGCGACGACATCGGTGAGCTTCATACAGGCCAGTAGTGACTCGATGACTTGTAAGAAACGGGATGGTGACTGACTCGCCCCGTGCGTGACGGCGGACTCGCAGCGTAGACGATTGCCGGCCGAATCCGAGGACGGTCAGTCCTGCGCGGCGGCGTGGGAGAAGACGAACTCTCGCAGCAACTTCGCCGCGAGCGATGCGGCCTGCCCGTCGTCTCTGTCGTTGACTTCGACCACGTCGAAGCCGTCTGTGTACGGGGCGACTGCCCGGACGACGTCACGCATCTCACGCGAGGTGAGGCCGAACGGCTCTTTCGTACCTGTTCCGGGCGCGAACGCCGGGTCGGCGGCGTCGATATCGACGCTCAAATACACCGACTCGTCGTCGAAGTCTGGTTCCCAGTCGGGCACGTCTTCGGGCGCGACGACGGTCACGTCGTCGGCGTCGGCGCGTTCCCACTCGTCGGGTGACCCGGTGCGAGCGCCGAGGATGACTGCTTCGTCCACGCCGAGTTCGTCGAGGACGCGACGCGTAATCGTCGCGTGACTCCACTCGTTGCCGTCGTACTCGCGTCTGAGGTCGAGGTGTGCGTCGAGACAGACGAACACGTCCGGTTCGACGCCCTCGACGCCTGCGGCGGTGACGGTGTGTTCGCCACCGAGGACGATGGGGACGGCGTCGTCCCAGACGGCGTCGCGGACGCTCCCGGCGAGCCAATCGATGTACTCGGGTGCGTCGTCCCACGCGCGGACGTCTCCCGCGTCGTGGACAGCTACCTCTGTGAAGAATAGGTCGGTACGCCGGTCGTAGTCGTCGAACGACTCGGCGAACCGACGGATGCGGTTCGGTCCGAACCGCGTCCCTGGTTGGAAGGACGTAGAGATGTCGAGCGGGGCACCGAGAAGTACGTACGCTGCGACCTCACGGTCTGCGATTGCCCCGGGAAACATCTCTCGTGTCCCCGTTTAGACGATCTTGCGCTGACCCTCGAATTCGAGGTACTCGATCTCGTCTTCGGGGTTGAGGTCTTCGTCGTCAGGGATGCGCATCGTGAACGTCTGGTAGGTTTCGAGGTCCATGATCTGGGCGTCGTCACCGGTGACCGAGACGACCTGACCCTGCTTTCGCTCGATGATTGGGACCCAAACCTTCGCGTCGACGGGCTGGGAGAGCGAACGCTTCTTGCCGTCGAAGACGCCACGGGCCTCGACACGGGCCTTGGCGCTGCCGTGCTTACCGGGCTTTGCGGTACTGTAGGCGTAGATTTTGCACGGCTTGTCGTCCATGTTGACGTAGCTTCCTTCTTGGAGCTCGCGCACCTGCTTCTGCTCTTTCGCCATGTTCACTCGTTATCGGATGGAAGGTATAAACAGTTTGGAACCGCTCTCGCACGGGAATCCTTCACGTAGACCCGCCAAACACGCCGATTGGCATCTCCGCGACCATCAGGCGTCGTCGACGGTGTCGGCCTCCGCCATCGACGGGTCGAACCACGTGCCTTGGGCGTCACGACGACCAAGACTCCCGAGTGCTCCCGACGCGACGTTCGGCAACGAGAGCGCCAACATGAGTGCGGTCGTGAGTTCGCCGGGTGACTCGAACAGCGGGATGAGGTACTGAAACGGAAAGAGAATCGGCGTCCGGTTGAGGAACGTGAGGAGGACCGAGACAGGCATCAAGACACATCCCCAGACGACGCCCGCCATCAACCCGTGCCAGCCACCGTCAGCAGGGTCTGTCCCGACGGTGTAGCCCGCGAGCGCACTTCCGGTGACACCGCCGACGAGCGTAAACTGACCCGTCATGGAGAAGACGAGTGCTTCAGTACACGCCGCGAGGCACACACCCGCCACCACCGGGCGCCACTGGGTCATGGCCAGAGGTGACACCACGGGTGCGCATAAAATTACGCGCCCGATTCTCAGCTTTGATTACTCTTCGCGGCGCTGTCGGAGGTTCTGCCTCGTGAACTGCGGCGTCGCCTTGATGCCCTTGCGCCCGCGGAACGACCGCCACAGGAGAATCACGACGAGCGCCGTGGGGACGCCTGCTGCGCCGACGGCGAGGAGGTTCTGTGGGTCCAGTGCGTAGATGATGACCGTCGAGACGAACCCGAACGAGAGGAAGATTCCGTAGATGAGTCGCTTCGCCAGTTTGTCGAGGACGCCTTTGTTGTCTTCGAGGCGGACGTTGACGGTCAGGTTTTCGCGGTCGGCCCTGTCGAGGACGCGTTCGAGTTTCGGCGGGACACGGAACAGCGACTGCGCGGTTTTCTGGGCCTGTTGGCCGACGCCTTTCGCCACTTTCTCGATACTCTCTTCGCGGTAACCCTGTTCTGTAAGGTAGTCGGTCGCGACTGCGATGAAGTCGAAGTCTGGGTCGAGCGTGACACAGACGCCTTCGACGACACCCGCGACGCGCAAGACGAGCGCGAGGTTTCGCGGGAGTCTGAGCGGGAACTCGTAGATGGTCGACTCCACCTGTTCGAGAATCTGATTCACCCGGTACTGTTCGATGTCGTCACCGCGAGCGTCGGCGATGGCGAGTTCCATCACGTCGCCCATCACCTGACGGTCGACGTTGGGGCTGAGCGTCCCCATCTCGATGAGCGTGTCGAGGATGCCGTCGACGTCCTGGTTGGCGACGGCGATGTAGAACTCCACAATCTTCTCTTGGATGAACGGGTCGACTTCGCCGTGCATCCCGAAGTCGTAGAAGATGATTCGCCCGTCGTCGGTCACAGACAGGTTCCCCGGGTGCGGGTCAGCGTGGAAGACGCCGTCTTGGACGATCATCTGCAGGTAGGTTCGCTGCAGGTTCGTCGCCAGTTCGGTCCGGTCGATACCGAGTTCGTCGAGTGCGGCGACGTTGTTTATCTTCGTCCCCGGGAGGTACTCCATCGTGAGTACACGGTCGTCAGAGCGCTCGTGGATGGGTTCCGGGATGACGAGGGTGTCGTCGTCCGCGAAGTTCTCCTGAATCTGCTCGAGCGTCGCTGCTTCTTCGTCGTAGTCCATCTCTTCGCGGATGGTCTTGGCGAACTCGTCGGCGAGGTTCTCCAGCGAGAAGGCGCGTCCCTGCCCGATGAACCGCATCAGGAGGGGAAGCGACCAGCGAATCACCCGAAGGTCGGCCTCGACGAGTTCTTCGATGCCGGGGCGACGAATCTTGACGGCGACTTTCTCGCCGTCGTACTCTGCCACGTACACCTGTCCGAGACTCGCGCCGCTTATCGGGTCGGTGTCGAACGAGTCGAACGCCTCGTCGACTGGGCCGAGCTCTGCTTCGAGGACGGCTTTCGACTCTTCCCACGGTGCGGGAGGCACGTCGTCCTGGAGACTGCCGAGGACGTCGATGTACTCCGGTGGGAGGATGTCGGGCCGTGTCGACAGCAGTTGGCCGAGTTTGATGAACGTCGGTCCGAGCGTCAGTAGTGACTCGAGGAGGATTTCGGCGCGTTCGACACGCATCTCTGACGAGACGCGGCGACCGCGACCGAAGAACAGGTACTTCCGCTTGTCGCGGGTGTACGCGACGATGAGCGGGAAGAACTGGTAGACGACGATGAGGAACCGCCAGTAGGAGCGGAGATTGACCAGCGTGACCACCTCGCCTCGTCAGGCGTTGTCGCCGGAATTATTCTGGCGGCCTGACGAGGTTTCCTCGTCATCGTCACCAGATTCTGTCTGGTGGGCAGACGAGCTCTGCTCGTCATCGTCGCCGGCGGTGATGGGAATGGTCCGCTTCGAGGTGGCCTCACGCTTGGGGAGGCGAACCTCGAGGACCCCGCGTTCCATCGATGCTTTGGCCTCGTCGGCGACTGCGTCCGGAGGCAGTGGGAGTTCGGCGTCGAGGAACAGTGGTCGCTCTTCGCGCACGTAATCGAACTCCGGCGAGAGTTGCTTGTCACGCCGCGCTTCGACGACCAATCGGCCTGTTTCGACTTTGAGGTCGGCAGTCTCGGCGGTCACGCCCGGGAGGTCGAGAACCAACAGGTACGACGTTTCGGACTCCAACAGGTCGGCGAACACCGCGTCCGGAAGTTCGGACAGCGCGTCGCGCAATGTTGACATGAACAACCATAGG
The genomic region above belongs to Haloferax marinisediminis and contains:
- a CDS encoding Nif3-like dinuclear metal center hexameric protein, with the translated sequence MKLTDVVARFDEQLATDEFADVDASANGLQVGPDEKTVETVAFAVDAAEATIEAAIEADADLLVTHHGLVWGGLDRLTGRDFDRIEPLIREDVALYVSHLPLDGHQELGNAAGLADHLGLSNREPFGSLGPVHIGQSGSFESPKTTDELRDALDELDGNEGTQVFDFGPDEISDVAIVTGSGVDWLDEAIDSGVDALITGEGKQKVYHEAREAGISVFLAGHYATETFGVRNLAELAGKLGLESAYISHPTGL
- the speB gene encoding agmatinase, yielding MFPGAIADREVAAYVLLGAPLDISTSFQPGTRFGPNRIRRFAESFDDYDRRTDLFFTEVAVHDAGDVRAWDDAPEYIDWLAGSVRDAVWDDAVPIVLGGEHTVTAAGVEGVEPDVFVCLDAHLDLRREYDGNEWSHATITRRVLDELGVDEAVILGARTGSPDEWERADADDVTVVAPEDVPDWEPDFDDESVYLSVDIDAADPAFAPGTGTKEPFGLTSREMRDVVRAVAPYTDGFDVVEVNDRDDGQAASLAAKLLREFVFSHAAAQD
- a CDS encoding translation initiation factor IF-5A, whose protein sequence is MAKEQKQVRELQEGSYVNMDDKPCKIYAYSTAKPGKHGSAKARVEARGVFDGKKRSLSQPVDAKVWVPIIERKQGQVVSVTGDDAQIMDLETYQTFTMRIPDDEDLNPEDEIEYLEFEGQRKIV
- a CDS encoding DUF5518 domain-containing protein, which codes for MTQWRPVVAGVCLAACTEALVFSMTGQFTLVGGVTGSALAGYTVGTDPADGGWHGLMAGVVWGCVLMPVSVLLTFLNRTPILFPFQYLIPLFESPGELTTALMLALSLPNVASGALGSLGRRDAQGTWFDPSMAEADTVDDA
- a CDS encoding ABC1 kinase family protein — protein: MVTLVNLRSYWRFLIVVYQFFPLIVAYTRDKRKYLFFGRGRRVSSEMRVERAEILLESLLTLGPTFIKLGQLLSTRPDILPPEYIDVLGSLQDDVPPAPWEESKAVLEAELGPVDEAFDSFDTDPISGASLGQVYVAEYDGEKVAVKIRRPGIEELVEADLRVIRWSLPLLMRFIGQGRAFSLENLADEFAKTIREEMDYDEEAATLEQIQENFADDDTLVIPEPIHERSDDRVLTMEYLPGTKINNVAALDELGIDRTELATNLQRTYLQMIVQDGVFHADPHPGNLSVTDDGRIIFYDFGMHGEVDPFIQEKIVEFYIAVANQDVDGILDTLIEMGTLSPNVDRQVMGDVMELAIADARGDDIEQYRVNQILEQVESTIYEFPLRLPRNLALVLRVAGVVEGVCVTLDPDFDFIAVATDYLTEQGYREESIEKVAKGVGQQAQKTAQSLFRVPPKLERVLDRADRENLTVNVRLEDNKGVLDKLAKRLIYGIFLSFGFVSTVIIYALDPQNLLAVGAAGVPTALVVILLWRSFRGRKGIKATPQFTRQNLRQRREE
- a CDS encoding Hsp20/alpha crystallin family protein, with amino-acid sequence MSTLRDALSELPDAVFADLLESETSYLLVLDLPGVTAETADLKVETGRLVVEARRDKQLSPEFDYVREERPLFLDAELPLPPDAVADEAKASMERGVLEVRLPKREATSKRTIPITAGDDDEQSSSAHQTESGDDDEETSSGRQNNSGDNA